Below is a window of Flavobacterium sp. CFS9 DNA.
AGAAAAACCAACGCTGGAGAAGTTTTTACCGTTTTCATCCAATAGAATAAGCTGATCTGTTGACGAGAGTTTTGATAAGATCAATTCACCTTCTTTTTCTTTTTGCTGGCTTTCAGATAAATTCTTAACATTTTTGATATCCGGAATAATCTCCAGATCAAATTTGATATAAAACGACAAACGTTTGGTATAATCGTCAATCAAAGTTTGAAGCGATTTATTGTCTGTTTTGCCAATGGCGAGAAGTTTGATATTCATTCCTTATTTTTTGTTTTCAAAAACCGTTTCAAAATGTTCTACAATCGGAAAAGGTTCGTAGTAATGGTGTAAGATCTTTTTCCATTGCAGATAAGCCTCAGAAGTTCTAAAATCCACCGTATGATCTTCAAGAGTATTCCAGTCTACCAATAAAAGATATTTATTTTCGACTTCAAGACATTTTTCTAAACGATGTCCTATGTATCCGTTTATAGTCGAAATGTATTGACTTGCTTTTGTAAAATCAGCTTCAAATTGTGAAGCTAATTCTGGTTTAATAAAAAGAAATACGGCTTCCAAAATCATATTTTAAAGTAATTTGATCTGCTATATTCGCTAAATCTGTGTACAAATACTTCACGCAGATTTAGCTGATTCAGCAGATTTTTTTTGTACTAGTTTTTAGAAAATTTCGCTTCGAAAGCTTTAAAACGGTTGTCCAGATCCTTAATCAGTTGTTTTTTAACCGCTTCATCCTGAATAAAACTGTAGTTAATACTGTTGTACACATATTGTTTTATCGTTGCATACGAAACATCAGGGTATCTTTTGGCTAGTAAAACATATTGTTCTGTCATATTAGTTCTTAAAATCCCTGCATCGTCTGTACTAATTACAATTGGTACATTAAATTCTTTGTAAAGTGTAAACGGATGTCTGTTTTCCTTCACTTTTAAAATGAACTCATTACTTGCTAAATTGATCTCGATTGGAATGTTTTTTTGAGCCATGTGACGTAATAAATCATAAGAATTCGCCTCGTAAGCAATATCAACACCATGTCCAATTCTGTTGGCTCCCGCGATGTAAATGGCGTCGTTAATGTGCCAGGTTAAATCTTCCGGCTGAACCAGTCCTAAAGTTAGTTCGCCTGCATGAAGCGTGTATTTTACGTTAGGAAATTTAGTATGGCAGTATTTAAACATCACCATGTGCAGCCAGTAATCCTTCATGGAGTTTTCA
It encodes the following:
- the rlmH gene encoding 23S rRNA (pseudouridine(1915)-N(3))-methyltransferase RlmH encodes the protein MNIKLLAIGKTDNKSLQTLIDDYTKRLSFYIKFDLEIIPDIKNVKNLSESQQKEKEGELILSKLSSTDQLILLDENGKNFSSVGFSEELQKKMNSGIKTLVFVIGGPYGFSDTVYSKAQGKISLSLMTFSHQMVRLFFIEQLYRGFTILRNEPYHHQ
- a CDS encoding antibiotic biosynthesis monooxygenase, with the protein product MILEAVFLFIKPELASQFEADFTKASQYISTINGYIGHRLEKCLEVENKYLLLVDWNTLEDHTVDFRTSEAYLQWKKILHHYYEPFPIVEHFETVFENKK